Part of the Candidatus Hydrogenedentota bacterium genome, CGGCATACATTCGCGGTCCCGGATAGTTCGGGCACGGAGAAACGCCTATGAATAATCCCGTACGCTCAAACCGGATGAGCCAATTGTTTGTCGCATCGAGGTGGCTCAGGCCCATATGCAAGGAATGCAACGTGCCGGGGGGTGCTCAGATTGCTGCCACGGGTATGATCGACACGTTGCCGGTCAGCGGCAGATGGGTCTGCGCCAGGCAGACGACACCGCCCGGTCCGACCGGCATGCCCAATGCCTCCAACGCGGCGAAACTCCGAACGGCGTCCTTCCCCGGAGAAGCCGACTTCTTTATTTCCAGAGGATAGAGGGCGCCGTCCTGAACGATCAGCAGATCGACCTCCCGCCGGCTGTGATCCCGATAAAAATACAGGGGCGCCCTGCGCCCGTTGTGGGACCACGACTTCAGGATTTCGGACAGGACCCAGGTTTCCAAAAACGCGCCGGACATCGCGCCGGCTTCCAGCGTCTCGGGACTCGACCAGCCCGTCAGATAGGAGCACAGGCCGGAATCGAGGAAGTAGAGTTTCGGTGTCTTGACGAACCGTTTGGTTACATTCGCGAAGTACGGCGGGAGCAGGTAGACGATGCCGGAGGTTTCCAGAATCGACAACCAGCTTTTTGCCGTGTTCGGGGCGATGTCCGCATCGCGCGCCAGATCCGCCACGTTCAGCAGTTGACCCGTTCGCGCGGCCGCGGCCCGCAGGAAGCGCAGAAAAGCCGCCTGGTCTCCCACACGCGCCAGATCGCGAACGTCGCGCTGAAGGTAGGTTTTCACATACGAACTGTAGTACAGATCCCACTCTATCTGCGGTATGGTCACAAGCGCGGGATAGCACCCACGCCAGATGGCCTGGAAGAGCCCGCTGAGTTCCAGTGCGGGCATGGCCAAGACACGCCTTTCGATTTCTTCGCGTGTCGGGAGAAAGGGCAGGTTGGGCTCCGGGCATCCTTCAATCTCCCACCGCGACATTCCGAGCAAATCAATCATCGCCACCCGGCCCGCCAGAGATTCGGACACGCCTTTCATCAGGTGAAACTGTTGGGAGCCCGTGAGCCAGTACCGGCCTTTTTCCGACGAACTATCCGCAGCCATCTTGATGTAGGGCAATAGCCCCGGCGCGTACTGAATCTCGTCGATCAGGACTGGCGCGGGAAAGCGCTGCATGAACAACGCTGGGTCGTTCTGCGCGAGCTGCAACGCCAGGGGGTCGTCCAGCGTGACGTAGCGCCGGTCCTCACCCGCCATGTGGCGGAGAAAAGTCGTCTTGCCCACCTGTCGGGCGCCGCTGACCATAACCACGGGAAATTGCCGACTCGCCCGGACAAAAAACGTCTCCAATGTTCTCTTTTGGTACATTTTTGTTCTCAAAAAGTCGATAAAATGCGATCTGATTGCATTTTATCGACTTCTTGCGTCATCGTCAATGAAAAAATCCCACTTGGAACCCGAAGTAGTGGGTGCTATGGTTTGCGTTCTCTATCGCTCGTCCTCGGTAATTGCGGTACCCACAGGCCGTGAGAAGTTGGCCTCCGGCAGCGCCAAAAGCCCGCGGTCTGCTACGTCGTCTTGATGGCCGCGTAGGTATGCAGGTTTCTCAGGCGGACCTGCGTTTTTCCGTTGCCGTGGGATACATCCGAAGCGGCGCAGCCCAGCGCCCCGGGGGAGAGTACTTCCGCATTCACCTCTCGCCCGAATGCCACGTCCACATCCCGTGGTGACGTGTTGTCGTAGTTGAGCAGGTGGATGAATTCCTCGCCCTGATCGTTCGTGAACGTGTCTATCGCGATGAACGGCGATCCCACAACCGTGACCGGCGGGGTATGGACCTGCAGCAGATGCTTCATGAATTCATCCCCCCGCGTGGGCAGGGGAAGAAAGTGGTAGTTTCCCGCGTGGTATTCGACGCTCTTGGAACTGACCCGCTCGGGCATTCTGGGTAGATGAATAACGTTTTCGCTCGCAAGCAATTCCGCGAATGCCGACGGATCGCGGCGGAGAAGGTGCTCGTCGAAGTGAAAGGACTGGCCCGTAATGATGGCCTTTTTCGTTTTCGCGAACTGCCGGATGCGCTCCAGTTGGGCATCGCTGACAAGCCGGATATTTCCGACCAGGAGCACGTCGATATCCGCCAGTGTGTCGTCCGTATCGCCATCCACGAAGCGGAAAGGGATCTTGTGGCGCAGCATAAGCTGGACAAAGCCCTGGAACGAATACCAGTACGCCGCGACATCGGCAATCTGCGTTTCCCGGTTCACATAGATACCGATCTTGGCCGAGGAGGCGTTTTTCTTGTATATGGAATCGTGGTCTCGGAGAAAATCGCGCACCGGCGCCAGGGCTTCGAGGAAGTGGGCCCGTTCATAGAGCGTCTTGTCCGCCGCGCCGTCCATCCGCATGCCCCAGGTGGTGCAGGGGACATGGCCGCCAAAGGCAAGCGCCTCACACAGAGACAGGGCGCATTCCTGCATCGTTTCCGGCCAGCGCGTCTTGCCTTCCGGCGTGTACAGGTGATGGGATGGGAATACCTTGAAGTTACAGGATTGCCCGTACTTGTAGGCCACCACCTGATGGCGGATCGAGTCGCCCGTTCGGGCCGGGAACAGCGAATTCTCGGCGCAGACGAGATGGTGGGTCTTCCCCAGATCGGGAATATACACATGCCGGCCCGCGGCATCATTCGGATGCCGTGATATCGCGGGATTCCCGCCCAGTATGGCGCCCGGTTTGACGGCGTCGATCTTCTCCCGCAGGAGAGCCATCATCCGCTGCCGTTGCACCATGCGGAACGTCACCATTTCGAGATACAGGGGGTCCGTTATCGAGGCCGCGTTGCTCCGGTCTTCGGGCACGAACTCCATCCCATCCGTGGTATCCAGCCCGAAAACCCGGCGGGCCTCGGCGGGGCTGAAGCGCTCGTTCAGGTAGGCGGTGAACTCCCGCTGGCAATGGGCGCAATAGCAGCCCCGGAAATAGTCGTTGTCCAGCCGGATTCCATCCAGATCGCAATAGGTAAGCCCGATTTCCACGGCGTCCAGGTAGTATTGCCGCACGGCTTCATGGGTGAAGCACAGCGCGGGCCGGTCGTAGTTGTAAACGATGGGCGCGCCGTTGTGATCGAGCTGCGGGCAATCCCGGGCCCACGGGTTTTCCAGGAAGAACAGCTCCTTCTGGACCGAGAAGAATTGCAGATAGCCGAACACCGTCAGGCCCGCCTCGTGGGCGTGCGCCACCATCTTCCGAGTCAGTTCGTACTCCCGTTTTTCCCCTTCGATCCCGAAACCCTGCATGAAGTGGACTTCGATAATCCTGTAGCCCGCGCCGGCAATTTCTTGCACGAACTCGCGTTCGTGGGCCTGGTGGTACCACCGTTCCCATTCGTCCGTGGCGTGATCCACCAGCCCCAGCACATTGACGCGGGTCCTTCGGCTGAATTGCGTCGTATAGTGGAAGCCCATATTCATCAGCTTCGGCGTGTCCAGGATATTGGATTTCGAACCCGGACTCGATTCAAGGTCGGGTGCTGCGGACGAGACAGGTGAACAGCCGCTCGCTCCGAAAAGGCAGGCGGAAGCGGCGGCCACACCGGCCGTTCCGGTAAGCATGAATGCTCGGCGATTTAAGGTCGTCATTGCAGTTCCTGGCATCACGTTGTGCATCGTGGTGAGTCAAACACGGGGCAGCGGGGCGCAAGTCGCATTTGATCGTATGCAATGCCCCTGAACCATATCGAGATCCCGATATCCTGTCAAGTTAAATACCTGGCGTGCGTTGCGCCACGGATTGGGTGATCAGCCAGAAAACTGGAACGACACATACCATATCTAGACGCGGTCCGCCCGGGACTGATATAATCTCTTTACACGAGTGCGGAAAATTAACGCGGAGAGCCACGCCACGTGACCACATTTCGTCTTATCTTTGCGGCAGCGCTTCCGCTGGCCGTGTTCGCCTCGGGTTGCGCCAAGAGCCCGAAAGAGCTAGAGCGGATGCGCGCCGCGCGCGGCTACACGCCCACCCTGGAGGATGCGGCGAAGGCGTACAACGAGACCTGCGCCGGGGGAGACCGGGTGTCCAACAACTGCGCGCATTTCCTGTCCGATGCATTCATCCGCGCGGGCTTCACGGAACTGGAAACTTCCGACCTGATTACCGAGCGATGCCCCCACGGGCGGCCCCTTCGGGCCCAGGAAATGCTCAAGTGGTTTCAGTCCAAGGCGGAGCGCTTTCACAGCGGTCGCCTGGAGCCGAACACGGGCTACTGGGCCAGCTACCAGGAGAAACCCGGCCGGCGTCATGTGACCATACTGGACACCAGCACCGGCAAGTTTTACGGCACGGCGGACTGCAAGGACTGGCCGGTGCAGTGGAACTACCAATGGTAGCCGGTAGGGTAGCGGGAGGCGCCACAGGCTGTACGGCATGACCACGCCGAAGAAGCCAGGCCCAAAAACAGCCGGAAACAAGCCAAGATCGAGCGCGAAAAAACGAAAACAGACAATGGGGGCGGATGGAGAGGGCGCGCCGAAATTCCCGCGCGCGAGCAAGCCACGTAAACCGAGGGCGCCGCGCAAGCCCCGAGCGGCGGCGGATGCGACCGCGTCCAGGCCGCCTTCCGAGTCCAGCCGATCCTGGCGTCGCCGGGTTTTTGTTTGGGGCCTCAAGCTGAGCGTCGTCTTCACCCTCGTTTTTCTCATCCTGTCATCCGCCTGGATCCTGACCTACCGCTACGTTAATCCGCCGCTGACCCCGCTCATGCTCCTGCGGCACGTGCAGGAAGAGGAAGACGTGCGCAAAC contains:
- a CDS encoding ATP-binding protein codes for the protein MYQKRTLETFFVRASRQFPVVMVSGARQVGKTTFLRHMAGEDRRYVTLDDPLALQLAQNDPALFMQRFPAPVLIDEIQYAPGLLPYIKMAADSSSEKGRYWLTGSQQFHLMKGVSESLAGRVAMIDLLGMSRWEIEGCPEPNLPFLPTREEIERRVLAMPALELSGLFQAIWRGCYPALVTIPQIEWDLYYSSYVKTYLQRDVRDLARVGDQAAFLRFLRAAAARTGQLLNVADLARDADIAPNTAKSWLSILETSGIVYLLPPYFANVTKRFVKTPKLYFLDSGLCSYLTGWSSPETLEAGAMSGAFLETWVLSEILKSWSHNGRRAPLYFYRDHSRREVDLLIVQDGALYPLEIKKSASPGKDAVRSFAALEALGMPVGPGGVVCLAQTHLPLTGNVSIIPVAAI